One window of Acropora palmata chromosome 1, jaAcrPala1.3, whole genome shotgun sequence genomic DNA carries:
- the LOC141874744 gene encoding uncharacterized protein LOC141874744 isoform X2, with the protein MATQKTWRGRGRRRRKGKKKKVGPTWGRKMVKGYMASCGITAGDKRVGRALSVVSPLYQAQRNSNTARQTNPFPYHADYFGHKLHMDQNEKLAMYGLTEVSACDGYSGKIVAFATMPVKNNVLIYEHIYRTASSSMAFGIN; encoded by the exons ATGGCTACGCAAAAAACATGGCGAGGCAGGGGTAGGAGACGAAGGAagggaaagaagaaaaaa GTTGGACCCACATGGGGTCGAAAAATGGTGAAAGGATATATGGCCAGTTGTGGTATAACAGCTGGTGACAAGCGTGTCGGAAGAGCTTTGTCAGTTGTGTCTCCTCTGTATCAAGCCCAGAGGAATTCCAACACTGCCAGGCAAACCAATCCCTTTCCTTACCATGCTGACTATTTTGGTCACAAGTTGCACATGGACCAAAATGAGAAACTGGCAATGTATGGTTTAACTGAAGTCAGTGCATGTGATGGCTATAGTGGAAAGATTGTGGCTTTTGCAACAATGCCAGTGAAGAACAATGTATTGATCTACGAGCACATTTACAG AACCGCTTCATCCAGCATGGCATTTGGGATCAACTAA
- the LOC141874744 gene encoding uncharacterized protein LOC141874744 isoform X1, producing MVNEDLINMDDDMNKFCVSWFTSRTADIGIRQVISSWNNHPIPGKGVPDKRMEENKKTFILPSIDMLPTSEEAVLAYEREGGHLSLPEVFGTDLLSGNQKLQKLRFDNFNAAYPSFDVVFRCLVNGNYYPFKEGLQYFIDLTTTLNPN from the exons ATGGTGAATGAAGACCTCATAAATATGGATGATGACATGAACAAGTTCTGTGTTTCATGGTTTACCTCCAGGACGGCAGACATTGGAATCAGGCAAGTGATTTCCAGTTGGAACAACCATCCTATCCCTG GGAAGGGAGTTCCAGACAAGAGAATGGAAGAAAATAAGAAGACCTTTATTCTTCCATCTATAGACATGCTTCCCACTAGTGAAGAAGCTGTACTTGCGTATGAAAGGGAAGGTGGTCATCTTAGTCTCCCAGAAGTGTTTGGCACTGATCTCCTTTCTGGGAACCAAAAGCTCCAAAAATTGCGCTTTGATAACTTTAATGCTGCTTATCCTAGTTTTGATGTCGTTTTCCGTTGCCTTGTGAATGGTAATTATTACCCTTTTAAAGAGGGTCTACAGTATTTTATTGACCTAACAACAACATTAAATCCTAACTGA
- the LOC141874717 gene encoding galactose-1-phosphate uridylyltransferase-like isoform X2 translates to MKRPWKGQTEKPQEDAIPRWDPKNPLCPRTVRASGKENPDYTSTYVFENDFPALLQDEAPSPDQSVHPLLKCEPAQGTCRVMCFHPWSDLTLPVMSIDEILAVIKEWISQYRELSQMYRWVQIFENKGAVMGCSNPHPHCQIWASSFLPNEAAAEDRTQKEYLQEHNVPMLVEYARLEEQQKVRIVVDNKDWIVVVPFWATWPYEVLLLPRRHVLRLSDLTEEEQKNLADIMKRLLIKYDNLFKVSFPYSMGWHGAPTGKQDKDCSHWQLHAHYYPPLLRSASVKKFMVGYEMLAQSQRDLTAEQAAEKLRNLPDIHYKKSKQNGVE, encoded by the exons ATGAAGAGACCATGGAAAGGACAAACAGAAAAGCCACAAGAAGATGCGATTCCGCGCTGGGATCCAAAGAACCCTCTTTGCCCACGAACAGTGCGCGCAAGTGGAAAG gAAAATCCAGACTATACGAGCACATATGTGTTTGAGAATGACTTCCCTGCGTTATTACAAGATGAAGCTCCTTCACCag atCAGTCAGTTCATCCATTACTTAAATGTGAACCAGCACAAGGAACCTG TCGAGTCATGTGCTTTCACCCATGGTCTGATCTGACACTTCCTGTTATGTCCATTGATGAAATTTTGGCCGTCATCAAAGAATGGATCAGCCAGTACCGCGAATTGAGCCAAATGTATCGATGGGTGCAG atttttgaaaacaaaggtgCAGTTATGGGATGCTCAAATCCACATCCGCATTGTCAA ATTTGGGCAAGCTCCTTTTTACCAAATGAAGCAGCTGCAGAG GACCGAACCCAGAAAGAATATCTACAAGAGCACAACGTTCCAATGTTAGTGGAATATGCAAGGCTTGAAGAACAACAAAAG GTGCGCATTGTTGTGGACAATAAAGACTGGATTGTGGTTGTGCCTTTCTG GGCAACATGGCCTTATGAAGTTCTTCTTCTGCCAAGAAGACATGTTCTGAGACTGTCAGATCTTACGGAAGAAGAGCAAAAAA ATCTTGCTGACATCATGAAAAGACTGCTTATCAAATATGACAATTTGTTTAAAGTTTCATTTCCATACTCCATGGGATGGCATGGAGCACCAACTGGCAAACAGGACAAAGACTGTAG TCATTGGCAGCTACATGCACACTACTACCCTCCCTTACTGCGCTCTGCTTCG GTTAAGAAGTTCATGGTTGGTTACGAAATGTTAGCTCAGAGCCAAAGAGACCTGACAGCAGAGCAG GCAGCAGAGAAGCTAAGAAATCTCCCAGACATTCATTACAAG AAAAGTAAACAGAATGGCGTGGAATAA
- the LOC141874736 gene encoding uncharacterized protein LOC141874736, with product MTQKNEKGPPSFQDLGQTYINMSEDTANVHYVLSKARDAFNDPSLELVTSNGLKIMDNEGTKGLAFWKCGSRRIYAVRVMSNARTSLKRSGKSKAKATSTSYHDISDDSDEDFTPKRSRGVNHGDIQTVNYQINEVKSMVSDILKVNQALSLPLGVVKLLRDAFMCKICHATPMTPPVIATKCCNTLLGCEECVNTWFDGADGLSKKCPHCNEPRGYASTFQFKGIDEF from the exons ATGACCCAGAAGAATGAGAAGGGACCCCCATCTTTCCAAGATCTTGGGCAGACATACATTAACATGAGTGAAGATACAGCTAATGTTCACTATGTTCTGTCCAAGGCAAGGGATGCCTTCAATGATCCCTCTCTGGAGTTGGTGACTAGCAATGGTCTGAAGATAATGGACAATGAAGGCACTAAAG GTTTGGCTTTTTGGAAATGTGGAAGCAGAAGAATTTATGCTGTCAGGGTCATGAGCAATGCGCGGACTTCTCTTAAGAGATCGGGCAAGTCAAAGGCAAAGGCAACTTCCACTTCATATCATGACATTTCTGATGATAGTGATGAGGACTTTACTCCTAAGAGGTCCAGAGGTGTTAATCATGGAGATATTCAGACAGTAAATTATCAAATCAATGAAGTGAAATCAATGGTTTCTGACATATTGAAAGTGAACCAAGCTTTGTCCTTGCCACTTGGAGTTGTCAAACTGTTAAGAGATGCATTCATGTGCAAAATATGTCATGCAACACCTATGACACCCCCAGTAATTgcaacaaaatgttgcaatACCTTGCTTGGTTGTGAGGAATGTGTTAATACTTGGTTTGATGGGGCTGATGGTTTAAGTAAGAAGTGCCCACATTGCAATGAACCTAGAGGATATGCCTCTACATTTCAATTTAAAGGTATAGATGAGTTTTAA
- the LOC141874717 gene encoding galactose-1-phosphate uridylyltransferase-like isoform X1, producing the protein MANEERVLSDKGKAFDFTEFQHTRYNPLRGEWILVSPHRMKRPWKGQTEKPQEDAIPRWDPKNPLCPRTVRASGKENPDYTSTYVFENDFPALLQDEAPSPDQSVHPLLKCEPAQGTCRVMCFHPWSDLTLPVMSIDEILAVIKEWISQYRELSQMYRWVQIFENKGAVMGCSNPHPHCQIWASSFLPNEAAAEDRTQKEYLQEHNVPMLVEYARLEEQQKVRIVVDNKDWIVVVPFWATWPYEVLLLPRRHVLRLSDLTEEEQKNLADIMKRLLIKYDNLFKVSFPYSMGWHGAPTGKQDKDCSHWQLHAHYYPPLLRSASVKKFMVGYEMLAQSQRDLTAEQAAEKLRNLPDIHYKKSKQNGVE; encoded by the exons ATGGCGAACGAAGAGCGCGTTTTATCtgacaaaggaaaagcttttgaTTTCACTGAGTTTCAGCATACTAGATACAATCCTCTTCGTGGTGAATGGATTCTAGTTTCTCCGCACAGAATGAAGAGACCATGGAAAGGACAAACAGAAAAGCCACAAGAAGATGCGATTCCGCGCTGGGATCCAAAGAACCCTCTTTGCCCACGAACAGTGCGCGCAAGTGGAAAG gAAAATCCAGACTATACGAGCACATATGTGTTTGAGAATGACTTCCCTGCGTTATTACAAGATGAAGCTCCTTCACCag atCAGTCAGTTCATCCATTACTTAAATGTGAACCAGCACAAGGAACCTG TCGAGTCATGTGCTTTCACCCATGGTCTGATCTGACACTTCCTGTTATGTCCATTGATGAAATTTTGGCCGTCATCAAAGAATGGATCAGCCAGTACCGCGAATTGAGCCAAATGTATCGATGGGTGCAG atttttgaaaacaaaggtgCAGTTATGGGATGCTCAAATCCACATCCGCATTGTCAA ATTTGGGCAAGCTCCTTTTTACCAAATGAAGCAGCTGCAGAG GACCGAACCCAGAAAGAATATCTACAAGAGCACAACGTTCCAATGTTAGTGGAATATGCAAGGCTTGAAGAACAACAAAAG GTGCGCATTGTTGTGGACAATAAAGACTGGATTGTGGTTGTGCCTTTCTG GGCAACATGGCCTTATGAAGTTCTTCTTCTGCCAAGAAGACATGTTCTGAGACTGTCAGATCTTACGGAAGAAGAGCAAAAAA ATCTTGCTGACATCATGAAAAGACTGCTTATCAAATATGACAATTTGTTTAAAGTTTCATTTCCATACTCCATGGGATGGCATGGAGCACCAACTGGCAAACAGGACAAAGACTGTAG TCATTGGCAGCTACATGCACACTACTACCCTCCCTTACTGCGCTCTGCTTCG GTTAAGAAGTTCATGGTTGGTTACGAAATGTTAGCTCAGAGCCAAAGAGACCTGACAGCAGAGCAG GCAGCAGAGAAGCTAAGAAATCTCCCAGACATTCATTACAAG AAAAGTAAACAGAATGGCGTGGAATAA